One genomic window of bacterium includes the following:
- a CDS encoding M20 family metallopeptidase: MVRSSPGSADFKARAAAAVEARAAQLTEISHRIHENPELGFEEHFAHDLLADAAEEAGLAVQRQAYGVATAFAARAGTEGPLVAFLCEYDALPGIGHACGHNIIAASGLGAGLAAAEVVEELGGRLLILGTPAEEGGGGKLHLMDGGAFAGVDAALMVHPAGLELSEMQTLAVQQLHARYRGRPAHAAAAPQAGRNALDGAVLGYVAAAALRQHIAPDERFHGIFTDGGQKPNIVPTFAETNWYVRSPTVTRLELLKERLADCLNSGALAAGVGLELAWAEYFFAEVRSNGPLLELWKSNAAAVGRQPQRPAPGRTVIGSTDMGNVSQAVPSIHPMIAVGPPDVAIHTEEFARCARGPDGDRGVVDGAKTLAAVAIDYWSDASVRAAVTADFTGGGSAPASG; encoded by the coding sequence GTGGTTCGCTCCTCGCCCGGATCCGCCGACTTCAAGGCGCGAGCCGCGGCGGCGGTGGAGGCACGCGCCGCGCAACTCACCGAGATCTCGCACCGCATCCACGAGAACCCCGAGTTGGGATTCGAGGAGCACTTCGCCCATGACCTGCTGGCCGATGCGGCCGAGGAGGCGGGGCTGGCCGTCCAGCGGCAGGCCTACGGCGTGGCGACGGCGTTCGCGGCCCGCGCCGGGACCGAAGGACCCCTCGTGGCCTTCCTCTGCGAGTACGACGCGCTGCCCGGCATCGGCCACGCCTGCGGGCACAACATCATCGCCGCCTCGGGCCTCGGGGCAGGACTTGCGGCGGCGGAGGTCGTGGAGGAGCTGGGGGGTCGCCTGCTGATCCTCGGGACGCCGGCCGAGGAGGGCGGCGGGGGCAAGCTGCATCTCATGGACGGGGGCGCCTTCGCCGGCGTGGACGCCGCCCTCATGGTGCATCCCGCCGGGTTGGAGCTCTCCGAGATGCAGACGCTGGCGGTTCAGCAGCTGCACGCCCGCTACCGCGGCCGTCCCGCGCACGCCGCCGCCGCTCCCCAGGCCGGCCGCAACGCCCTGGACGGGGCGGTGTTGGGCTATGTCGCCGCGGCCGCCCTCCGCCAGCACATCGCGCCCGACGAACGGTTCCACGGGATCTTCACCGACGGCGGCCAGAAGCCGAACATCGTTCCGACTTTCGCCGAGACCAACTGGTACGTGCGGTCGCCCACCGTCACACGGCTGGAGTTGCTGAAGGAACGCCTGGCCGACTGCCTGAACAGCGGTGCGCTGGCCGCGGGCGTGGGTCTCGAGTTGGCGTGGGCGGAGTATTTCTTCGCCGAGGTGCGCAGCAACGGCCCCCTCCTGGAGCTCTGGAAGTCCAACGCCGCCGCCGTCGGCAGGCAGCCGCAACGGCCCGCCCCGGGCCGCACCGTGATCGGCAGCACCGACATGGGCAACGTCAGCCAGGCGGTGCCGTCGATCCACCCCATGATCGCGGTCGGCCCGCCGGATGTGGCCATCCACACCGAGGAGTTCGCCAGATGCGCCCGGGGGCCCGATGGCGACCGCGGCGTCGTCGACGGCGCCAAGACGCTGGCCGCGGTGGCGATCGACTACTGGAGCGACGCCTCGGTGCGCGCCGCGGTGACTGCCGACTTCACCGGCGGGGGCAGCGCCCCGGCGTCGGGCTGA
- a CDS encoding FAD-dependent thymidylate synthase: protein MYVAETFTAAEADILRRYFTNLDQPVFALVNLPEVVKGALFARYSRSAKSLRRLFLDEFVGELDVSGDLGVDATIGLRRAEELYDRVFFEYGDDSVAQLGGVHLACEQASNVLTKVLEWGRLMSYLEQSTRYVAYDARLGGRYRYYRDPDILGSSLGARYIADLDAMFESYSSTLPVMNEHFRRRFPIAPGDSDFVHRQAIRAKSFDSVRGMLPAAALSNVGIYGSGQGYENLLLRMRAHALPEVRAYADMMLVELRKVIPSFLKRLDVEDRGVAWSRYLRATGDSMQALALELFSDAEKPYEEVPAVRLVDFDPDAEVKLVSSALYSHVDVPEEQLRARVEDMSAEDRLRVLLAYTGDRRNRRHKPGRALETPCYRFDVLCDYGAFRDLQRHRMLTIEWQRLSPGHGYSMPEAVAAAGLEGLFTETMARSAELHDTLLEHFPEQAAYAVALAYRIRFVMQMNAREAMHLIELRSSTQGHPAYRHVAQEMHRLIETTAGHRAIAGMMSFADRSRGPELERLASERRAATRRRDAV, encoded by the coding sequence ATGTACGTCGCTGAGACCTTCACGGCCGCCGAGGCCGACATCCTGCGCCGCTACTTCACGAACCTCGACCAGCCCGTATTCGCCCTGGTGAACTTGCCCGAGGTCGTGAAGGGAGCGCTGTTCGCCCGGTACTCGCGGTCGGCAAAGAGCCTGCGTCGCCTCTTCCTGGACGAGTTCGTGGGCGAACTCGACGTCAGCGGTGACCTGGGCGTGGATGCCACGATCGGCCTGCGCCGCGCCGAGGAACTCTACGACCGGGTCTTCTTCGAGTACGGCGACGACTCGGTGGCGCAGCTCGGGGGCGTGCACCTGGCGTGCGAGCAGGCCTCCAACGTGCTGACCAAGGTGCTGGAGTGGGGGAGGCTGATGTCCTACCTCGAGCAATCCACGCGCTATGTGGCCTACGACGCACGTCTCGGCGGCCGCTACCGCTACTACCGGGATCCCGACATCCTGGGTTCGAGCCTCGGCGCCCGCTACATCGCCGACCTCGACGCCATGTTCGAGTCCTACAGCTCGACGCTGCCCGTGATGAACGAGCATTTCCGCCGCCGGTTCCCCATAGCCCCCGGGGACTCGGACTTCGTGCACCGTCAGGCCATCCGCGCCAAGTCCTTCGACTCGGTCCGGGGGATGCTGCCCGCCGCGGCCCTCTCGAACGTCGGGATCTACGGCAGCGGCCAGGGCTACGAGAACCTGCTCCTGCGGATGCGCGCCCACGCGCTGCCGGAGGTCCGCGCCTACGCCGACATGATGCTCGTCGAACTGCGCAAGGTCATCCCGTCGTTCCTGAAGCGGTTGGACGTCGAGGACAGGGGAGTGGCCTGGAGCCGGTACCTGCGCGCCACCGGCGACTCGATGCAGGCCCTTGCCCTCGAACTCTTCAGCGATGCCGAGAAGCCCTACGAGGAGGTCCCCGCAGTCCGGCTCGTGGACTTCGACCCCGACGCCGAGGTGAAACTCGTGAGCAGCGCCCTCTATTCCCACGTCGACGTCCCCGAGGAGCAGCTGCGCGCCCGCGTCGAGGACATGAGCGCGGAGGATCGCCTGCGCGTGCTGCTCGCCTACACCGGCGACCGCCGCAACAGGCGTCACAAGCCTGGGCGCGCCCTCGAGACGCCCTGCTACCGCTTCGACGTGCTGTGCGACTACGGGGCCTTCCGCGACCTGCAGCGTCACCGGATGCTGACGATCGAATGGCAGCGGCTGTCACCCGGCCACGGCTACAGCATGCCTGAGGCGGTCGCGGCGGCCGGCCTCGAAGGCCTGTTCACCGAGACGATGGCCCGGAGCGCCGAGCTGCACGACACGTTGCTGGAGCACTTCCCCGAGCAGGCCGCCTACGCGGTCGCCCTGGCCTACCGCATCCGTTTCGTCATGCAGATGAACGCCCGGGAGGCGATGCACCTCATCGAGCTGCGCAGCAGCACCCAGGGTCATCCCGCCTACCGCCACGTGGCTCAGGAGATGCACCGCCTCATCGAGACCACCGCAGGACACCGGGCGATCGCCGGAATGATGTCCTTCGCCGACCGCTCCCGCGGACCCGAGCTCGAACGACTCGCCTCCGAGCGTCGGGCCGCGACGCGCCGCCGCGACGCGGTCTAG
- a CDS encoding DUF4193 family protein, whose protein sequence is MSDDDNLLDLDIEEEDDEAFDPEFDEDIEEDDDDDHLADDDDDDLEEDDEEEEVPERNAKRPPQAEGEFDDEVDPDNLEADLNTILRDRIAAGDDVEDDEETGEVETGQPAELLGSVTPRRDDEWLCEGCFLLVSKSQLGSRTEPRCPSGEEICPSLDRLGP, encoded by the coding sequence ATGTCCGACGATGACAACTTGTTGGACCTCGACATCGAGGAAGAGGACGACGAGGCGTTCGACCCCGAATTCGACGAGGACATCGAGGAGGACGACGACGACGACCATCTCGCCGACGACGACGACGATGACCTCGAGGAGGACGATGAGGAGGAGGAGGTCCCCGAGCGCAACGCCAAGCGGCCGCCTCAGGCCGAGGGAGAGTTCGACGACGAGGTGGACCCGGACAATCTCGAGGCGGATCTCAACACCATCCTGCGAGACCGCATCGCCGCGGGCGACGACGTCGAGGACGACGAGGAGACCGGTGAGGTCGAGACCGGCCAGCCGGCGGAGTTGCTCGGCTCGGTGACACCCCGCCGCGACGACGAATGGCTCTGCGAGGGATGCTTCCTGCTGGTGTCGAAGAGCCAACTCGGCAGCCGGACGGAGCCTCGCTGCCCGTCAGGCGAGGAGATCTGCCCGTCGCTCGACAGGCTGGGCCCCTGA
- a CDS encoding GNAT family N-acetyltransferase: MLLAIRYPEALDAAGFQRLLETGGVRAWVGDLDGSTVGFAAARLVELADGTSLAEIDALYVLPEARGVGLGEALMDEVLAWAAGAGAAAVDAVALPGDRVTKNFFERYGMTARALQVHRRLDPPPAASAS; the protein is encoded by the coding sequence ATGCTGCTGGCGATCCGCTACCCGGAGGCTCTCGATGCCGCCGGATTTCAGCGCCTCCTGGAGACGGGCGGCGTGCGGGCCTGGGTCGGCGACCTCGACGGTTCCACGGTCGGCTTCGCCGCGGCGCGGCTGGTGGAACTGGCGGACGGCACCTCGCTGGCCGAGATCGATGCGCTCTACGTCCTGCCCGAGGCTCGAGGGGTGGGTCTGGGCGAGGCGCTCATGGACGAGGTTCTGGCGTGGGCCGCCGGCGCAGGTGCCGCCGCGGTCGACGCGGTGGCCCTTCCCGGCGACCGGGTGACGAAGAACTTCTTCGAGCGCTACGGGATGACCGCCCGCGCTCTGCAGGTCCACCGACGGCTGGACCCTCCGCCCGCGGCAAGCGCCAGCTGA
- a CDS encoding NUDIX hydrolase: MRPEVCVGAIAVRDGCVLLVRRGHGPAAGQWSVPGGRVEWGETLAAAVVREVAEETGLEVLCEEFADWVERIGDQHHYVIADFWVTVLSDHPPVAGDDAAEARWVPLEGLDVLDLTAGLRDFFARIGVLDRLA, encoded by the coding sequence ATGCGTCCCGAGGTGTGCGTCGGCGCGATCGCCGTGCGCGACGGCTGCGTGCTGCTGGTGCGCCGGGGCCACGGGCCGGCGGCCGGCCAGTGGTCCGTGCCTGGGGGACGGGTGGAGTGGGGCGAGACGCTGGCCGCGGCCGTCGTCCGGGAGGTGGCCGAGGAGACGGGCCTGGAGGTCCTCTGTGAGGAGTTCGCCGACTGGGTGGAGCGGATCGGCGATCAGCACCACTACGTGATCGCCGACTTCTGGGTCACCGTGCTGAGCGATCACCCTCCGGTGGCCGGCGACGACGCCGCCGAAGCTCGCTGGGTGCCCCTGGAAGGCCTAGACGTCCTCGACCTCACCGCCGGGCTCAGAGACTTCTTCGCCCGCATCGGCGTCCTGGACCGGCTGGCCTGA
- a CDS encoding thiamine ABC transporter substrate-binding protein yields the protein MRIFAKSRFLVVLVGSVALAALVIAGCGEDGGTPTAPAAETAPAPEPPPPEPQPPAAPEPQPAPAPEPPPEPAPEPPPPPEPAEITVVTHDSFAVSEGIIESFEESTGVTVNLLTGEDTGSMLSQVILTKDNPIADVVFGIDNTFLQRALDEDLFLPYRSPAVESVSTELQLDAQDRVTPIDYGDVCVNYWIDATDGAPPETLEDLADPRHAGSFVTQNPETSSPGLAFLLATVAAFGVDGWEDYWSDLRDGGVSVTAGWSEAYFGEFVAGGGERALVTSYATSPVAEVIFADPPTDTPPTGVLTDGCFRQIEFAGILAGTENLPGAQAFIDFMLSDTFQEDIPLNMFVFPASSSAQVPEVFATHAVAVPEPLSLDPALIAAERDNWTRRWVEIVLR from the coding sequence ATGCGCATTTTCGCGAAGTCTCGTTTTCTTGTCGTCTTGGTGGGCTCAGTTGCGCTGGCGGCGCTCGTCATCGCCGGCTGCGGTGAGGACGGCGGCACGCCGACCGCACCGGCAGCCGAGACTGCGCCCGCTCCCGAACCGCCGCCGCCGGAGCCGCAACCGCCGGCAGCCCCCGAACCGCAGCCGGCTCCCGCCCCGGAGCCGCCGCCGGAACCCGCGCCCGAGCCACCACCGCCGCCCGAGCCGGCGGAGATCACGGTGGTCACCCATGACTCCTTCGCCGTCTCGGAGGGGATCATCGAGTCGTTCGAGGAGAGCACGGGTGTCACGGTGAACCTGCTCACCGGCGAGGACACGGGTTCGATGCTCAGCCAGGTCATCCTTACGAAGGACAATCCCATCGCGGATGTCGTATTCGGCATCGACAACACGTTCCTGCAGCGGGCGCTGGACGAGGACCTCTTCCTCCCGTACCGCTCACCGGCCGTCGAGTCCGTGTCCACTGAGCTGCAGCTCGATGCACAGGACCGGGTCACGCCCATCGACTACGGCGACGTCTGCGTCAACTACTGGATCGACGCCACCGACGGTGCCCCGCCGGAGACCCTCGAGGACCTGGCAGATCCCCGCCACGCCGGGTCGTTCGTGACCCAGAACCCGGAGACCTCCTCGCCGGGCCTGGCATTCCTGCTCGCCACGGTGGCGGCGTTCGGCGTCGACGGCTGGGAGGACTACTGGAGCGACTTGCGGGACGGGGGCGTGTCGGTGACCGCCGGCTGGAGCGAGGCGTACTTCGGGGAGTTCGTGGCCGGGGGAGGGGAGCGCGCTCTCGTGACCTCCTACGCCACCAGCCCGGTTGCGGAGGTGATCTTCGCCGATCCGCCCACGGACACTCCGCCCACCGGCGTGCTGACCGACGGCTGCTTCCGCCAGATCGAGTTCGCCGGCATCCTGGCGGGCACCGAGAACCTCCCCGGCGCGCAGGCTTTCATCGACTTCATGCTCTCCGACACCTTCCAGGAGGACATCCCGCTGAACATGTTCGTCTTCCCCGCCAGCAGCAGTGCGCAGGTGCCGGAGGTGTTCGCCACCCATGCGGTCGCGGTTCCCGAACCGCTGAGCCTCGATCCGGCACTCATCGCCGCCGAGCGCGACAACTGGACACGCCGCTGGGTCGAGATCGTCCTGCGCTAG
- a CDS encoding iron ABC transporter permease, with protein MGVLTRSFDAGTLLETWRNPVTTDVLWFTTWQALASTGACLAVALPTAAVLARLRFRGRRLVHALLVVPFVLPTVVVAAAFLSLMDRFGLTDRFHHTVWAILAAHVFFNYAVIARSVAAYWSQLDPAPEQAAAVLGASPLRVFGAVTLPRLAPAIGAVSAIVLLFNFTSFGAILILGGPRRATLDTEIWRFAVQRLEFDTAAALALLQLLCVLMLVVGATLWQRRRHVAERLRTDTARRVRASADRALLAGALSVAAVVVGLPLAMLVERSLRSGGDYTLENYRRLGQSGERLQALFVSPLAAIRHSLEFAATATGIATIGGLLVALAVSGRRRRGAATLEGAFLMPLGTSAVILGFGMLLVLDRPPLDLRLSWWLVPIAHALIGMPFVIRSVTPALAAVSPRLREAAATLGARPARVRREVDLPLALRGLAVGAGFAFAVSLGEFGATAFVVRPERPTVPVAIFRLLGRPGETAFGQAMAMSVILLAMTAAAVLLIDRLRPAGAADF; from the coding sequence GTGGGGGTGTTGACCCGCAGCTTCGACGCCGGAACCCTGCTGGAGACCTGGCGCAACCCGGTCACGACCGACGTCCTGTGGTTCACGACCTGGCAGGCACTGGCCTCCACCGGAGCGTGCCTGGCGGTGGCCCTGCCAACCGCGGCGGTCCTGGCGCGCCTGCGCTTCCGGGGCCGCAGGCTCGTGCACGCCCTGCTGGTGGTGCCGTTCGTGCTTCCCACGGTGGTGGTCGCCGCGGCCTTCCTTTCGCTGATGGATCGCTTCGGCCTGACCGACCGGTTCCACCACACCGTGTGGGCGATCCTGGCGGCGCATGTGTTCTTCAACTACGCGGTCATCGCCCGCTCGGTGGCGGCCTACTGGTCCCAACTCGATCCCGCTCCCGAACAGGCCGCCGCGGTCCTCGGAGCGAGTCCCCTTCGCGTCTTCGGAGCGGTCACGCTGCCGCGCCTGGCCCCGGCTATCGGTGCCGTGAGCGCCATCGTGCTCCTGTTCAACTTCACATCGTTCGGCGCGATCCTCATTCTCGGCGGGCCGCGCCGGGCGACGCTCGACACCGAGATCTGGCGCTTCGCCGTGCAGCGCCTGGAGTTCGACACGGCGGCGGCGCTGGCGCTGCTGCAGTTGTTGTGCGTGCTGATGCTCGTCGTGGGGGCGACGCTCTGGCAACGCCGCCGACACGTCGCCGAGCGTCTCCGCACCGACACCGCCCGGCGTGTGCGCGCCAGCGCCGACCGGGCGCTCTTGGCCGGAGCGCTCAGCGTGGCCGCTGTGGTCGTGGGATTGCCGCTGGCGATGCTGGTGGAGCGCTCGTTGCGCAGCGGGGGGGACTACACGCTCGAGAACTACCGGCGCCTGGGGCAGAGCGGTGAGCGCCTGCAGGCCCTGTTCGTGTCGCCGCTTGCGGCGATCCGTCACTCCCTGGAGTTCGCCGCGACCGCCACCGGCATCGCCACGATCGGCGGCCTGCTGGTCGCCCTGGCGGTCAGCGGCCGCCGCCGGCGGGGCGCGGCGACTCTGGAGGGCGCCTTCCTGATGCCGCTGGGCACTTCGGCGGTGATCCTGGGCTTCGGGATGCTGCTGGTGCTGGACCGCCCCCCGCTCGATCTGCGCCTGTCCTGGTGGCTGGTGCCGATCGCGCACGCGCTGATCGGCATGCCGTTCGTGATCCGCTCGGTCACGCCGGCCCTGGCCGCGGTGAGCCCGCGGCTGCGCGAGGCGGCCGCCACGCTGGGCGCCCGGCCGGCACGGGTGCGACGCGAGGTGGACCTGCCCCTGGCCCTGCGCGGTCTCGCCGTCGGCGCCGGGTTCGCCTTCGCGGTGTCGCTGGGTGAGTTCGGCGCCACCGCCTTCGTGGTCCGCCCGGAGCGACCCACGGTCCCGGTCGCCATCTTCCGCCTCCTGGGACGACCCGGTGAGACGGCGTTCGGGCAGGCCATGGCCATGAGCGTGATACTGCTGGCCATGACCGCCGCGGCCGTGCTGTTGATCGACCGGCTCCGCCCCGCCGGGGCGGCGGACTTCTGA